A window of Paenibacillus sp. 19GGS1-52 contains these coding sequences:
- a CDS encoding YibE/F family protein, giving the protein MTKSKWLPRGIIVGLLLVFSVFLYMLNANGPQSYLQQSGSSYLKYEKATIIKVASETVEQDEVLGGLYRGSQMLEVRILTGEHKGELHTIKNFLSDRYNVYGKAGMKIVVCVETANPSMYEVRVYSYYRAPTLYFFAFLFIAIMWAIGGKKGLKSVVGLAYTMICIIFFFIPLLHHGFSPILASVIMVIITTCANLFLIHGWNSKSVSAVIGTTIGVVFAGLVSSVAGAFAHISGLNSEEAETLIVIARDTHMQVKDLLFAGILIASLGAIVDVSISVSSSIHEVYTVNHSLRKKELFRSGINVGRDMMGTMSDTLILAFTGSSLQALILIYSYRVPFTQLTNMEMIAIEVIQGLSGSIAVVLTVPIVAFISSRLIPLMNKTLSTTK; this is encoded by the coding sequence ATGACGAAGTCTAAATGGCTACCGCGAGGTATCATCGTAGGTTTGTTGCTGGTATTCTCTGTATTTCTATATATGCTCAATGCAAATGGACCTCAATCTTACTTACAACAAAGCGGCAGCTCCTACCTTAAATATGAGAAAGCCACAATCATAAAGGTCGCTAGCGAAACAGTTGAGCAGGATGAAGTTTTGGGTGGCTTATATCGGGGGTCACAAATGTTGGAGGTCCGAATCCTCACGGGTGAGCATAAAGGTGAACTTCACACCATCAAGAACTTTCTAAGTGACCGCTACAATGTATACGGCAAAGCAGGAATGAAAATAGTGGTATGTGTAGAAACAGCCAACCCCAGCATGTATGAGGTACGCGTGTACAGTTACTACCGTGCGCCTACGCTATATTTCTTCGCGTTTCTGTTCATTGCCATCATGTGGGCCATTGGTGGAAAAAAAGGGTTGAAATCCGTCGTCGGACTAGCGTATACGATGATTTGCATCATTTTCTTTTTCATTCCACTGCTGCATCACGGATTCTCACCTATTCTGGCCTCTGTAATCATGGTGATTATTACGACCTGCGCGAACCTCTTCTTGATTCATGGCTGGAATTCGAAATCTGTATCGGCCGTCATTGGAACTACAATAGGGGTTGTATTTGCTGGTTTGGTCTCCAGCGTGGCCGGAGCTTTCGCTCATATATCCGGATTAAATTCGGAGGAGGCTGAAACGTTAATTGTCATTGCCCGCGATACCCATATGCAGGTCAAGGATCTCTTGTTCGCCGGAATCTTAATTGCTTCGCTGGGAGCGATCGTAGACGTAAGCATTTCCGTTTCTTCTTCCATCCATGAGGTGTATACGGTAAATCATTCGCTACGGAAGAAAGAATTGTTCAGATCAGGAATTAATGTCGGCCGTGATATGATGGGAACGATGTCGGACACCCTTATACTTGCTTTTACAGGCAGCTCCTTACAGGCATTGATACTGATCTATTCCTATCGTGTCCCTTTTACGCAACTGACTAATATGGAGATGATCGCGATTGAAGTCATTCAGGGGTTGTCCGGAAGTATTGCCGTAGTATTGACTGTCCCTATCGTCGCATTTATTTCATCCCGGCTTATTCCTCTGATGAACAAAACGTTGTCTACGACAAAATAA
- a CDS encoding substrate-binding domain-containing protein — protein sequence MNTYEIAVSMVQQGLPYSAVIAVNDLMAIELINHFKVLHVRVPEDAAVIGIDDVSKEIDSSLFDDISIASIRSRVSSGGIAAAYPC from the coding sequence ATGAACACGTATGAGATTGCAGTGTCCATGGTGCAACAGGGACTCCCGTATTCAGCCGTGATCGCGGTAAATGATCTGATGGCGATCGAATTGATCAATCATTTTAAGGTGTTGCATGTCAGGGTTCCTGAGGATGCAGCCGTCATAGGCATCGATGATGTATCCAAGGAGATCGATTCGTCTCTCTTTGACGACATTTCAATTGCCAGTATACGATCTAGGGTCTCAAGCGGTGGAATTGCTGCTGCATATCCTTGCTAA